A genomic window from Lentimicrobiaceae bacterium includes:
- the rsgA gene encoding ribosome small subunit-dependent GTPase A, whose protein sequence is MQHSGWVLKSTGSSYIVETSEEKQYTCTLRGYFRTKNIRSTNPIAVGDKVVFSCNNDKSEGVITEILPRDNYLKRRATKLSKSSHIIASNFDCFFIIASVMQPRTSTGFIDRLLINAEAFHIPVYIVFNKYDIYTDEAKQRYLQLKKIYTEVGYNVITTSTVTNLGIDEIKGLLEGKISLFTGHSGVGKSALLNSICPDLNLKTGSISEYHNKGKHTTTFAEMHYIKKNTYIIDTPGIKEFGLIDFDDDELHERYPEFRRFAHKCNFNNCTHIHEPNCAVISALKENLISEERYNNYLNILSELQ, encoded by the coding sequence ATGCAACATTCGGGTTGGGTTTTAAAATCGACTGGTAGCAGTTATATTGTAGAAACTTCGGAAGAAAAGCAATATACTTGCACGCTTAGGGGTTATTTTAGGACTAAAAACATTAGAAGTACTAATCCTATCGCCGTTGGCGACAAAGTTGTTTTTAGTTGCAACAACGACAAGTCCGAAGGAGTTATAACCGAAATTTTGCCACGAGATAATTATTTGAAACGAAGAGCTACAAAACTTTCTAAAAGTTCGCATATTATTGCTTCAAACTTCGACTGCTTCTTTATAATAGCAAGTGTGATGCAGCCCAGAACATCTACCGGCTTCATCGACCGATTGCTAATAAATGCCGAAGCTTTTCATATTCCTGTATATATTGTTTTTAACAAATACGATATTTACACCGATGAAGCCAAACAAAGATATTTACAATTGAAAAAAATATATACCGAAGTCGGTTACAATGTTATAACAACTTCAACTGTAACAAATCTCGGAATCGATGAAATAAAGGGTTTGTTAGAAGGAAAAATCTCCCTTTTTACAGGGCACTCCGGTGTCGGCAAATCGGCTTTGCTAAATTCAATATGTCCTGACTTAAATTTAAAAACAGGTAGTATTTCGGAATACCACAATAAAGGCAAACACACTACAACTTTTGCCGAAATGCACTATATTAAGAAAAACACCTATATAATTGATACTCCTGGCATAAAAGAGTTTGGGCTTATAGATTTTGATGATGATGAACTTCATGAGCGTTATCCAGAATTTAGGCGATTTGCACACAAGTGTAATTTTAACAATTGCACACACATTCACGAGCCTAATTGTGCTGTTATTAGTGCATTGAAGGAAAATTTGATATCGGAAGAACGCTACAACAACTATTTAAACATTTTGAGCGAATTACAATAA
- the dtd gene encoding D-aminoacyl-tRNA deacylase, with translation MRAVIQRVSNCELKINGDVYSAISGGLLVLLGIEDSDNHEDIDWLSGKICRLRIFDDENGVMNLSVTDVNAEIMVVSQFTLFASTKKGNRPSYIRASKPEIAIPLYNEFVEKIKSESNLKVATGVFGENMDISFTNNGPVTIIIDSKYRE, from the coding sequence ATGCGTGCTGTTATCCAAAGAGTTAGCAATTGTGAACTAAAAATTAATGGAGATGTGTATTCTGCTATTTCGGGCGGTTTACTTGTCCTGCTTGGGATTGAAGATTCCGACAACCACGAAGATATTGATTGGCTTAGCGGAAAAATTTGTCGCCTGCGAATTTTCGACGACGAAAATGGTGTGATGAATTTGTCGGTAACCGACGTAAACGCCGAAATAATGGTTGTCAGTCAGTTTACGCTTTTTGCAAGTACAAAAAAAGGCAACAGACCATCGTACATAAGAGCTTCGAAACCTGAAATTGCAATTCCTTTGTACAACGAGTTTGTCGAAAAAATAAAATCAGAAAGTAATTTAAAAGTAGCTACAGGCGTTTTCGGCGAAAATATGGATATTTCTTTCACAAATAATGGTCCCGTTACAATTATTATCGATTCTAAATACAGAGAATAA
- a CDS encoding DUF4290 domain-containing protein, whose product MEYNTARDKLIISEYGRNFQKIVNVIVAEPDKKIRTEMTERLVEIMSSFNTEVASKEDYKHTLYDHIYIMSDGKLDIHFPYPLPAPKENKIVSKPKYNSNNIKLRPYGKYIQAIIEKAVDYEDGLE is encoded by the coding sequence ATGGAATATAATACCGCACGCGACAAGCTAATTATATCGGAATATGGACGCAACTTCCAAAAAATAGTAAACGTAATAGTAGCTGAACCCGACAAAAAGATTAGAACAGAAATGACCGAACGGTTGGTTGAAATCATGAGTTCTTTCAATACCGAAGTGGCATCAAAGGAAGATTATAAACATACTTTGTACGACCATATTTATATTATGTCGGACGGCAAACTTGATATTCATTTTCCATATCCGTTACCCGCCCCAAAAGAAAATAAAATAGTTAGCAAACCAAAATACAATTCCAACAACATCAAGTTGCGACCGTACGGCAAGTACATACAAGCGATTATAGAAAAAGCCGTTGACTATGAAGACGGATTAGAAAA
- the dprA gene encoding DNA-processing protein DprA, with product MNDLLYKIGITLIPGVGSVTAKQLIAYCGGVEGVFRERKSAIRKIPGVGPKLVNAIINHNVFERAEQEIEFINKNNIKVSYYLDKDYPYRLKNCNDSPILLFHKGNTFENHEHVLAVVGTRNATEYGKSICKEIIQDLAPYNPTIISGLAYGIDTQAHKSALDNNLTTYAILGHGLDRIYPELNKRLADKITDSGALVSEFFSETNPDKENFPKRNRIIAGMSDAVLVIEAGKRGGAIITAELAFSYSRDVFAIPGKTNDTFSQGCNAIIKRNVAALVENAEDIVKALNWSIRKEKKTVQKELFVQLNEQEKQVFDYINNNENAGIDNIMADISMPLSVLSRLLLELELKGVIKCMPGKIYKINN from the coding sequence CAAAGCAACTTATCGCTTATTGTGGCGGAGTAGAAGGCGTTTTTAGAGAAAGAAAATCGGCTATTAGAAAGATACCTGGAGTTGGTCCGAAATTAGTTAATGCTATTATAAATCATAATGTGTTTGAGCGTGCCGAACAAGAAATAGAATTTATTAACAAAAACAATATCAAGGTCAGTTACTATTTAGATAAAGATTATCCTTATCGTTTGAAGAATTGTAACGACAGTCCCATACTGTTGTTTCACAAGGGTAACACTTTTGAAAATCACGAGCATGTATTAGCTGTTGTTGGCACACGTAATGCTACCGAATATGGTAAAAGCATTTGCAAAGAAATTATTCAAGATTTGGCTCCCTATAACCCCACAATAATAAGCGGTTTAGCTTATGGCATTGACACACAAGCTCATAAATCGGCACTTGACAATAATCTTACCACCTATGCAATTTTAGGTCATGGTTTAGATAGAATATATCCTGAACTAAACAAACGATTAGCAGACAAAATAACTGATTCAGGGGCTTTAGTATCCGAATTTTTTAGCGAAACTAATCCCGATAAGGAAAATTTTCCAAAACGCAACAGAATAATTGCCGGCATGAGCGATGCTGTTTTGGTTATTGAAGCGGGCAAAAGAGGCGGAGCTATTATAACTGCTGAATTAGCCTTTTCGTACAGTAGAGATGTTTTTGCCATTCCAGGCAAAACTAATGACACATTTTCGCAAGGATGTAATGCAATTATTAAAAGAAATGTGGCAGCTTTAGTTGAAAACGCTGAAGATATCGTTAAAGCTCTTAATTGGTCGATACGGAAAGAAAAGAAAACTGTTCAGAAAGAGCTTTTTGTTCAGCTTAACGAGCAAGAAAAGCAGGTTTTCGACTATATAAATAATAATGAAAATGCCGGAATCGACAATATTATGGCAGATATTTCTATGCCTTTGTCTGTTTTATCGCGATTGCTTTTAGAACTTGAGCTTAAAGGTGTTATCAAATGTATGCCCGGCAAAATTTATAAAATTAACAACTAA